A part of Vallitalea longa genomic DNA contains:
- the feoB gene encoding ferrous iron transport protein B, which produces MNDNIKVAFVGNPNCGKTTLFNAYTGAKHKVGNWPGVTVEKKEGTITYGDNKITLVDLPGIYSISPYSMEEILTREYIIEDDPDVVVNIVDASNLERNLYLTLQLIELGKPVIIALNMMDVAKSRGFVIDKKKLSKQLNVSVVEVVATKKMGLDDLLQQIIEVSNEKEQYKPIELDYGNEIEQHLIKIENELKLQNVDENILRWYSLKIVENDSEIINKLNIVDKCNYEEEIAKIKYDYITNFISNVLVNSLDEDETFSDKIDKIVTNKWAGLPIFMAMMLLVFAFTFEVGNYLASLLSGVFQILSGCITDLLTSASAADWLISLIVDGIIGGVGGILVFLPNIACLFLAISILEDSGYMARVALIMDKFMRKLGLSGKAFIPMILGFGCSVPAIMTARTLEDERDRLITILITPFMSCSARLPIYILFSNIFFPGNEILIAFSLYLLGVIVAVFVAIVFKKTISKGKTAPLILELPAYKKPAPRTIFIFVWEKVKGYIVKAGTIIFVASIIIWFLLEFNLSGKTDITTSLGASIGQFIAPVFNPLGFGNWQAALSLIAGIMGKEIVVSTMSVIYGIGDVVSDGNMLALSTQLKSAGFTQLSAYAFMVFSLLYTPCVATLGVIKKETNSWKWTIFSFVYQLVVAWVVATVVYQIGNLII; this is translated from the coding sequence ATGAACGATAATATAAAAGTTGCTTTCGTAGGTAATCCTAATTGTGGTAAGACTACCTTATTTAATGCATATACAGGTGCTAAACATAAAGTTGGAAATTGGCCTGGAGTAACAGTTGAAAAAAAAGAAGGAACTATAACATATGGTGATAATAAAATAACACTTGTTGACTTACCTGGAATATATAGTATATCACCTTATTCCATGGAAGAAATTCTTACAAGAGAATATATAATAGAAGATGACCCAGATGTAGTTGTCAATATTGTAGATGCATCAAACCTAGAAAGAAATCTGTATCTGACTTTACAGCTTATAGAGCTTGGAAAACCAGTTATAATAGCACTTAATATGATGGATGTTGCAAAAAGCAGAGGATTTGTTATTGACAAGAAAAAATTATCTAAGCAGCTGAATGTTTCTGTAGTGGAAGTGGTAGCCACTAAAAAAATGGGTCTAGATGATCTATTACAACAGATCATAGAGGTTTCTAATGAAAAAGAACAGTATAAGCCTATTGAGTTGGATTATGGTAATGAAATAGAACAGCATTTAATCAAAATAGAAAATGAGCTCAAGCTACAAAATGTTGATGAGAATATTTTAAGATGGTATTCATTAAAGATAGTTGAAAATGATAGTGAAATAATAAATAAATTGAATATAGTAGATAAATGTAATTATGAAGAAGAAATAGCTAAGATTAAATATGACTATATTACAAATTTTATTAGTAACGTACTCGTTAATTCTTTAGATGAAGACGAAACGTTCTCAGATAAGATTGATAAGATAGTTACTAACAAGTGGGCTGGACTTCCAATATTTATGGCTATGATGTTACTTGTGTTTGCTTTTACTTTTGAAGTTGGAAATTATTTAGCTAGCTTGTTAAGTGGTGTATTTCAGATATTAAGTGGTTGTATTACGGATTTATTGACTTCTGCTAGTGCAGCTGATTGGCTCATATCGTTAATAGTTGATGGGATCATTGGAGGGGTTGGTGGAATATTAGTATTCCTACCTAATATTGCATGTTTGTTCTTAGCGATATCAATATTAGAAGATAGTGGGTATATGGCTAGAGTAGCCCTTATAATGGATAAATTCATGAGAAAATTAGGACTTAGCGGAAAAGCATTTATTCCTATGATTCTTGGTTTTGGATGTTCGGTACCTGCTATTATGACAGCAAGAACTTTAGAAGATGAACGTGATAGGTTAATAACTATATTAATAACTCCTTTTATGTCTTGTAGCGCTAGATTACCAATCTATATATTGTTTTCAAATATTTTTTTCCCAGGCAATGAGATACTAATAGCATTTTCATTATATTTGCTTGGTGTTATTGTAGCTGTGTTTGTAGCAATTGTATTCAAGAAAACCATATCAAAAGGTAAGACTGCTCCGTTGATATTGGAATTACCTGCATATAAGAAACCTGCTCCAAGAACGATATTTATATTTGTTTGGGAGAAAGTTAAAGGGTATATAGTTAAGGCTGGAACAATTATTTTTGTAGCATCTATAATAATCTGGTTCTTATTAGAATTCAATTTATCAGGTAAAACAGATATAACTACAAGTTTAGGGGCATCAATAGGACAATTTATAGCACCAGTATTCAATCCATTGGGATTCGGTAATTGGCAAGCAGCTTTATCATTGATTGCAGGTATAATGGGCAAAGAGATTGTAGTGAGTACAATGTCTGTCATATATGGAATAGGAGATGTAGTATCTGACGGTAATATGCTAGCGTTATCTACTCAATTAAAATCTGCTGGTTTCACTCAACTCAGTGCATATGCATTTATGGTATTTTCTTTACTATATACGCCATGTGTTGCTACTTTAGGAGTAATTAAAAAAGAAACTAATAGTTGGAAATGGACGATATTCTCGTTTGTATATCAATTAGTGGTAGCATGGGTAGTTGCTACTGTTGTATATCAGATAGGAAATCTTATTATCTAA
- a CDS encoding deoxyguanosinetriphosphate triphosphohydrolase: MGCLRIEQEKLEDRILNEYAMKSKDTRGRKVEESPCDIRTEYQRDRDRIMHSKAFRRLKHKTQVFISPEGDHYRTRLTHTLEVAQISRTVARALRLNEDLTEAIALGHDLGHTPFGHSGEYALNKVCTYGFKHNEQSIRVVEKLEQKGKGLNLTWEVKDGILNHPTAGKPSTLEGKIVRLSDKIAYINHDIDDAIRAKILSEKDLPKEYTDVLGISFRARINNMIHDIVRNSMNKNDIIMSEDMEIAMNKLRKFMFANVYVGSKAKEHEIKAKNMLKQLYEYFIVNSDLLPMEYKNMIIDDEPLERVVCDYVAGMTDRYSINIFSKLFIPSSWKEL; encoded by the coding sequence TTGGGTTGTTTAAGAATTGAACAGGAAAAATTAGAAGATAGAATATTAAATGAATATGCTATGAAAAGTAAAGATACAAGAGGTAGAAAAGTTGAAGAAAGCCCATGCGATATAAGAACAGAGTATCAAAGGGATAGAGATAGAATAATGCATTCAAAAGCTTTTAGAAGATTAAAACATAAAACTCAAGTCTTCATATCTCCAGAAGGAGACCATTATAGAACGAGATTGACACATACTTTGGAAGTTGCACAGATTTCAAGAACTGTTGCTAGAGCCCTTAGACTTAATGAAGACTTAACTGAAGCAATAGCATTAGGTCATGATTTAGGTCATACTCCTTTTGGACATTCAGGAGAATATGCTCTTAATAAAGTATGTACATATGGTTTTAAACATAATGAGCAAAGTATTCGGGTTGTGGAGAAATTAGAGCAGAAGGGTAAGGGACTTAATCTAACATGGGAAGTGAAAGATGGGATACTTAATCATCCTACTGCAGGAAAACCTAGTACTCTCGAAGGGAAAATAGTAAGGTTGTCTGACAAAATAGCGTATATAAATCATGATATTGATGATGCAATAAGAGCTAAGATTCTCAGTGAAAAGGATTTGCCGAAAGAATATACGGATGTCTTGGGTATATCATTTAGAGCTAGAATAAATAATATGATACATGATATTGTTAGAAACAGTATGAATAAAAATGACATCATCATGAGTGAGGATATGGAAATTGCCATGAACAAATTACGTAAGTTCATGTTTGCTAATGTATATGTTGGTTCAAAAGCCAAGGAACATGAAATAAAAGCTAAAAACATGCTAAAGCAATTATACGAATACTTTATTGTTAATAGTGACCTCTTACCTATGGAATATAAAAATATGATTATAGACGATGAGCCTCTAGAAAGAGTGGTTTGTGATTATGTAGCAGGAATGACTGATAGATATTCCATAAATATTTTCTCAAAACTTTTTATTCCTTCATCGTGGAAAGAATTATGA
- the dnaG gene encoding DNA primase, with protein MYYPEELIEEIRIQNDIVDVISSYVQLNKKGSTYFGLCPFHNEKTPSFSVSSDKQMYYCFGCGAGGNVYTFVMEYENFSFVEAVKFLADRVHITLPTVQVSDEVKKRMDMKHQLVEINKAAARYFYYQLKSEKGKVAFDYLQNRGISEEILKKFGLGYSNIFRNDLYRYLSKKFDDRVLSLSGLFVPEKSNPKEYFDRFWNRVMFPIFDVHNRIIGFGGRVLGDFNPKYLNSPETKLFDKRRNLYGLNLARSSRKENIIIVEGYMDVISLFQSGITNVVASLGTAFTSEQASLIKRYTDNVVISYDSDSAGIKAALRAIPILKAKGLSVRVLRVKGYKDPDEFIKNKGKEAFEDLIANATSGFMFEVEEMNKNYNLDDPESKTKFHKQVAYKILELESEIERDNYIDALAKKYNTKKSLLEKLVAETGKNTGIVSPRQEIKNNREKNKNSEDGIILAQKSILTLIANNEDIYKIVKKHLKVTDFLDDFYRNVAKEVYQAYEKNNKVEYAVIINKFIELDEQKKVAGIFNINIVFENKMQLEKIINETVKLIKAASIDASSRTVNDTNELQKLILAKRELQGLHISLKDG; from the coding sequence ATGTATTATCCAGAAGAATTAATTGAGGAAATTAGAATTCAAAATGATATTGTAGATGTCATATCATCATATGTACAACTTAATAAAAAAGGTAGTACTTATTTCGGATTATGCCCGTTTCATAATGAAAAAACCCCATCATTTTCTGTTAGTAGTGATAAACAAATGTATTATTGTTTTGGTTGTGGTGCTGGAGGAAATGTCTATACATTCGTTATGGAATATGAAAACTTTTCTTTTGTTGAAGCGGTTAAATTTTTAGCTGATAGAGTACATATTACTCTTCCTACAGTACAAGTTTCAGATGAAGTTAAGAAACGAATGGATATGAAACATCAATTAGTAGAAATTAATAAGGCTGCTGCCAGATATTTTTACTATCAACTAAAATCAGAAAAAGGAAAAGTCGCATTTGATTATTTACAAAACAGAGGCATTAGTGAAGAAATACTAAAGAAATTTGGATTAGGGTATTCTAATATTTTTAGAAATGATTTATATAGATATTTAAGTAAAAAATTTGACGATAGGGTACTTTCGTTATCTGGATTATTTGTTCCAGAAAAAAGTAATCCAAAAGAATATTTTGATCGATTTTGGAATCGGGTTATGTTTCCTATATTTGATGTTCATAATAGAATTATAGGATTTGGAGGTAGAGTACTTGGTGACTTTAATCCGAAGTATCTTAATTCACCGGAAACAAAACTTTTTGATAAGAGGCGTAATCTGTATGGACTTAATTTAGCTCGTTCATCAAGAAAAGAAAATATTATTATAGTTGAAGGATACATGGATGTTATTTCATTATTTCAATCAGGAATAACTAATGTGGTTGCTTCACTTGGAACTGCTTTTACTTCTGAACAAGCTTCTTTGATTAAGAGATATACAGATAATGTAGTAATATCTTATGATAGTGATTCAGCTGGAATAAAAGCTGCTCTTAGAGCAATACCTATATTGAAGGCAAAGGGATTATCAGTAAGAGTTCTTAGAGTAAAAGGGTATAAAGATCCAGATGAATTCATAAAAAATAAAGGAAAAGAAGCATTTGAAGATTTAATAGCAAATGCTACTTCTGGATTTATGTTTGAAGTTGAAGAAATGAATAAAAATTATAATCTAGATGATCCTGAAAGCAAGACAAAATTTCATAAACAGGTAGCATATAAGATTCTGGAGCTAGAAAGTGAAATAGAAAGGGATAATTATATAGATGCTTTAGCAAAAAAATATAATACAAAAAAGTCTTTGTTGGAAAAATTAGTTGCAGAGACTGGTAAAAATACTGGTATTGTATCTCCAAGGCAAGAAATCAAGAATAATAGAGAAAAGAATAAAAATTCAGAAGATGGTATAATATTAGCCCAAAAGAGTATATTAACATTAATTGCTAATAATGAAGATATCTATAAGATAGTTAAAAAGCATCTGAAAGTAACGGATTTTCTTGATGATTTCTATAGAAATGTCGCTAAAGAAGTTTACCAAGCTTATGAAAAAAATAATAAAGTCGAATATGCCGTTATAATCAATAAGTTTATAGAATTGGATGAACAAAAAAAGGTTGCTGGCATATTCAATATAAATATTGTTTTTGAGAATAAAATGCAGCTGGAAAAGATAATAAACGAAACTGTAAAATTAATAAAAGCTGCAAGTATTGATGCTAGTTCACGTACTGTAAATGATACTAATGAATTACAAAAACTTATTTTAGCCAAAAGAGAATTACAAGGGTTGCATATTTCTCTTAAGGATGGTTAG
- the rpoD gene encoding RNA polymerase sigma factor RpoD translates to MANEGNLSKFEEKMKALIDMAKKKKNVLEYKEIEAHFGEMVNDADKIEIVYDILEKAGIDVLGLIEEEEEPVKELDLSLPEGLNIDDPVRMYLKEIGKVPLLSAEEEVDLAMRMEAGDQEAKKKLAEANLRLVVSIAKRYVGRGMLFLDLIQEGNLGLIKAVEKFDYRKGYKFSTYATWWIRQAITRAIADQARTIRIPVHMVETINKLIRVSRQLLQELGREPAPEEIAEELDMPVDKVREILKISQEPVSLETPIGEEEDSHLGDFIQDENVPIPADAAAFTLLKEQLVDVLDTLTDREQRVLRLRFGLDDGRARTLEEVGKVFNVTRERIRQIEAKALRKLRHPSRSRKLKDYLE, encoded by the coding sequence ATGGCGAATGAAGGAAATTTAAGTAAGTTTGAAGAAAAAATGAAAGCCCTAATTGATATGGCCAAAAAAAAGAAGAATGTTCTTGAATATAAAGAGATTGAAGCTCATTTCGGAGAAATGGTAAATGATGCTGATAAAATTGAAATAGTATATGATATATTAGAAAAAGCAGGTATAGATGTACTAGGATTGATTGAAGAAGAAGAAGAACCTGTTAAAGAATTAGATTTATCATTACCAGAAGGTCTTAATATAGATGACCCTGTTAGAATGTATCTAAAAGAAATAGGTAAAGTACCTTTGTTATCAGCTGAAGAAGAAGTGGATTTGGCTATGAGGATGGAAGCTGGTGACCAAGAAGCTAAGAAAAAATTGGCCGAAGCAAATTTAAGATTGGTTGTAAGTATCGCTAAACGTTATGTAGGTCGTGGTATGTTATTCCTTGATCTAATCCAAGAAGGTAATCTTGGACTAATAAAAGCTGTTGAAAAATTTGATTATAGAAAAGGTTATAAGTTCAGTACTTATGCAACTTGGTGGATTAGACAAGCTATAACAAGGGCTATAGCTGACCAAGCTAGAACAATAAGAATTCCTGTGCATATGGTTGAGACTATTAATAAGTTAATTAGAGTATCAAGACAATTATTACAAGAGTTAGGAAGAGAACCTGCTCCTGAAGAAATAGCAGAAGAATTGGATATGCCTGTAGATAAGGTAAGAGAAATATTAAAAATATCTCAAGAACCTGTTTCGTTAGAAACACCAATCGGTGAAGAAGAAGATAGTCATCTTGGAGATTTTATACAAGATGAAAATGTACCTATACCAGCTGATGCTGCTGCGTTCACTCTATTGAAAGAGCAACTGGTAGATGTACTTGATACATTAACGGATAGAGAGCAAAGAGTTCTTAGACTTAGATTCGGACTTGATGATGGTAGAGCTAGGACTCTAGAAGAGGTAGGAAAAGTATTTAATGTTACCAGAGAAAGAATAAGACAAATTGAAGCAAAAGCATTAAGGAAGTTAAGACATCCAAGTAGAAGCAGAAAATTAAAGGATTATCTAGAGTAA
- a CDS encoding tRNA (adenine(22)-N(1))-methyltransferase gives MIISNRLKAISEMVDYNSVIGDIGTDHGYIPIYLAELRKIKYAIACDINKGPLEKANKNIQEHNVGKFVETRLSDGLEKISREDKVDTIIIAGMGGILIEKILSEGSKILKDIHKLILSPHSDVDLIRKKIHELDFLIIKEELIKEEGKYYNIICAVKGKEKKYDTIGYKYGKILIDNKVPLLKEKLILEKAKYIKVLEILEKQNTDNAIKRIKEIQLELNILEEVLECL, from the coding sequence ATGATAATTTCTAATAGATTGAAAGCTATAAGTGAAATGGTTGATTATAACTCTGTCATAGGGGATATAGGTACAGACCATGGTTATATTCCAATATATTTAGCTGAATTAAGAAAAATTAAATATGCTATAGCTTGTGATATTAATAAGGGACCCTTAGAAAAAGCTAATAAAAATATACAAGAACATAATGTTGGAAAATTTGTGGAAACAAGGTTATCTGATGGCTTAGAAAAAATTAGTAGAGAAGATAAAGTAGATACTATAATTATTGCTGGTATGGGCGGAATTCTGATTGAAAAAATTCTTAGCGAAGGTTCTAAAATACTAAAAGATATACATAAATTAATATTGTCACCGCATTCGGACGTAGATCTAATAAGAAAAAAAATTCATGAACTTGATTTTTTAATTATAAAAGAAGAATTAATAAAAGAAGAAGGAAAATACTATAATATAATATGTGCTGTAAAGGGGAAAGAAAAAAAATATGATACTATTGGTTATAAATATGGTAAAATATTAATAGACAACAAAGTACCTTTACTTAAAGAAAAACTTATCTTAGAAAAAGCTAAATATATAAAAGTGTTAGAGATACTTGAAAAACAAAATACAGATAATGCAATAAAGAGAATAAAAGAAATACAATTAGAGCTTAACATTTTGGAAGAGGTGTTGGAATGTCTGTAA
- a CDS encoding Nif3-like dinuclear metal center hexameric protein — protein MSVKCIEIINKLKELAPPKLAENWDNVGLLVGDSDAEINRILISLDATKEVVDEAVDKKVDMILTHHPIIFKGVKNINTSSVIGRKIIKLIKNDICVYSAHTNLDAANEGLSAYLANRLQLEASNILVPTNNFDVLEQCGTGRIGYIEEMTLNELCVFIKEKLNLERIRVIGDLDRKVKKVAVSPGSSMEFSETAYKNGAEVYITGDIKYHDAQEFKEKGMALIDAGHFGTENIVLDMFHEYLEKYFKNQLEIITSTVNKDPFVIK, from the coding sequence ATGTCTGTAAAATGTATAGAAATAATTAATAAGTTAAAAGAACTTGCGCCACCTAAATTAGCAGAAAACTGGGATAATGTAGGACTTCTAGTGGGTGATAGTGATGCAGAGATAAATAGAATACTAATATCTTTGGATGCTACAAAAGAAGTTGTTGATGAAGCAGTAGATAAAAAAGTTGATATGATATTAACTCATCATCCAATAATATTTAAAGGTGTCAAAAATATTAATACGTCTAGTGTTATAGGAAGAAAGATAATAAAATTAATCAAAAATGACATCTGTGTATATTCAGCACATACTAATCTTGACGCAGCTAATGAAGGACTGTCAGCTTATTTAGCCAATAGGTTGCAATTAGAAGCTAGTAATATATTAGTGCCAACTAATAATTTTGATGTGCTTGAGCAATGTGGAACAGGACGGATTGGCTATATTGAAGAAATGACGCTCAATGAGTTATGTGTATTCATAAAAGAAAAACTCAACCTAGAAAGAATAAGAGTAATAGGAGACTTAGACAGGAAAGTCAAAAAAGTAGCTGTAAGTCCAGGTAGTTCAATGGAATTTTCTGAAACTGCATATAAAAATGGGGCAGAAGTTTATATAACTGGAGATATTAAATATCATGATGCTCAAGAATTCAAAGAAAAAGGTATGGCTCTTATAGATGCTGGACATTTTGGAACTGAAAATATAGTTCTGGATATGTTTCATGAGTATTTAGAAAAATATTTCAAGAACCAGCTAGAAATAATAACATCTACGGTCAATAAAGATCCGTTTGTAATCAAATGA